From Micrococcus porci, one genomic window encodes:
- a CDS encoding alpha-1,4-glucan--maltose-1-phosphate maltosyltransferase, producing the protein MSTSKPRPAAHPAPPAPALPDVRRTTLTGRIPVSNVQPTVEEGRFPAKAIVGEDVPVRANVYREGHDAVRATVRLLGPDGAEVQRVHMRPGRPGLDEAVATLRPSEPGVHHFVVEGWDDPVGTWRHNASVKLAAGVDVELMLDEGAALFRAAAQDPERGAADRAVFEEAVRGLEDASLAPVQRFAVTQSAEVSAVLDARPVRRWVTSSELYPLDVQRPLAGRGAWYEFFPRSEGARYDEAAGLWHSGTFRTAAERLPAVAAMGFQVVYLPPIHPIGVAHRKGPNNTLTAGPQDPGSPWAIGGEAGGHDAIHPGLGTFEDFDAFQERVRELGMELALDLALQCSPDHPWVTEHPEWFTHRVDGSIAYAENPPKKYQDIYPLNFDDDADGLARAVLDVVLGWVRRGVHIFRVDNPHTKPLWFWEWLIREVRAVEPEVVFLAEAFTRPAMMHGLGRVGFQQSYGYFTWRNTREELEEYLEEITAETAGFYRPNFFVNTPDILTDYLQHGGPGAFKARAVIAATSNPLYGVYAGFELFEHVARPGAEEYIDNEKYEFRPRDWAGEEAAGRSLAPYLTRLNRIRAEHPALQDLQNLTLHSATDPELLVFSKTRSALPEGDHRDAAAVTDAGSAEDTVVVVVACDPHRVAEATLRLDAEALRVRPEDRDEEGRFEVEELLTGARWRWDEQPYVRLDPAVEPAHVLRVVRRG; encoded by the coding sequence GTGAGCACCTCGAAGCCCCGCCCCGCCGCCCACCCCGCGCCGCCCGCCCCGGCCCTGCCGGACGTCCGCCGGACCACCCTGACCGGTCGCATCCCGGTCTCGAACGTCCAGCCGACGGTGGAGGAGGGCCGCTTCCCCGCGAAGGCGATCGTGGGGGAGGACGTCCCCGTCCGCGCGAACGTGTACCGCGAGGGGCACGACGCCGTCCGCGCCACCGTCCGCCTGCTGGGCCCGGACGGTGCCGAGGTGCAGCGGGTGCACATGCGCCCCGGGCGTCCGGGACTGGACGAGGCGGTGGCCACGCTGCGGCCCTCCGAGCCGGGCGTGCACCACTTCGTGGTGGAGGGCTGGGACGACCCCGTGGGCACATGGCGCCACAACGCGTCGGTGAAGCTGGCGGCCGGGGTCGACGTCGAGCTGATGCTGGACGAGGGGGCGGCGCTGTTCCGCGCGGCAGCGCAGGACCCCGAGCGCGGCGCGGCCGACCGCGCGGTGTTCGAGGAGGCCGTCCGCGGCCTCGAGGACGCCTCGCTGGCGCCCGTGCAGCGGTTCGCCGTGACGCAGTCGGCGGAGGTCTCCGCCGTGCTGGACGCCCGCCCGGTCCGCCGTTGGGTGACCAGCTCGGAGCTGTACCCGCTGGACGTGCAGCGTCCGCTGGCCGGCCGGGGCGCCTGGTACGAGTTTTTCCCGCGCTCGGAGGGCGCCCGGTACGACGAGGCCGCCGGCCTGTGGCACTCGGGCACCTTCCGTACCGCGGCGGAGCGCCTGCCGGCGGTCGCCGCGATGGGCTTCCAGGTCGTGTACCTGCCCCCGATCCACCCGATCGGCGTCGCGCACCGCAAGGGCCCGAACAACACGCTGACCGCCGGCCCGCAGGACCCGGGCTCGCCCTGGGCCATCGGCGGTGAGGCCGGCGGGCATGACGCGATCCATCCCGGCCTGGGCACCTTCGAGGACTTCGACGCCTTCCAGGAGCGCGTGCGCGAGCTCGGCATGGAGCTGGCCCTGGACCTGGCCCTGCAGTGCTCCCCGGACCACCCGTGGGTCACGGAGCACCCGGAGTGGTTCACGCACCGCGTGGACGGGTCCATCGCCTACGCGGAGAACCCGCCCAAGAAGTACCAGGACATCTACCCGCTGAACTTCGACGACGACGCCGATGGCCTCGCCAGGGCGGTGCTCGACGTGGTCCTGGGCTGGGTGCGACGTGGCGTGCACATCTTCCGCGTGGACAACCCGCACACCAAGCCCCTGTGGTTCTGGGAGTGGCTGATCCGCGAGGTGCGTGCGGTGGAGCCTGAGGTCGTGTTCCTGGCGGAGGCGTTCACGCGCCCGGCCATGATGCACGGGCTCGGCCGGGTCGGCTTCCAGCAGTCCTACGGCTACTTCACCTGGCGGAACACCCGGGAGGAGCTGGAGGAGTACCTGGAGGAGATCACCGCGGAGACGGCGGGCTTCTATCGCCCGAACTTCTTCGTGAACACCCCGGACATCCTCACCGACTACCTGCAGCACGGCGGGCCGGGTGCGTTCAAGGCGCGCGCGGTGATCGCGGCGACCTCGAACCCGCTCTACGGCGTCTACGCGGGCTTCGAGCTGTTCGAGCACGTGGCCCGGCCGGGCGCGGAGGAGTACATCGACAACGAGAAGTACGAGTTCCGCCCGCGCGACTGGGCCGGCGAGGAGGCTGCGGGCCGCTCCCTCGCCCCGTACCTGACCCGACTGAACCGGATCCGTGCGGAGCACCCGGCCCTGCAGGACCTGCAGAACCTCACGCTCCACTCCGCCACGGACCCCGAGCTCCTGGTCTTCTCCAAGACCCGCTCGGCGCTGCCCGAGGGCGACCACCGCGACGCCGCGGCTGTCACCGACGCCGGGTCGGCCGAGGACACGGTGGTCGTCGTCGTCGCGTGCGATCCGCATCGCGTGGCCGAGGCGACCCTCCGACTGGACGCCGAGGCGTTGCGCGTGCGCCCCGAGGACCGTGACGAGGAGGGCCGCTTCGAGGTGGAGGAGCTGCTCACCGGCGCCCGCTGGCGCTGGGACGAGCAGCCCTACGTCCGCCTCGACCCGGCCGTCGAGCCCGCCCACGTCCTGCGCGTCGTGCGCCGCGGCTGA
- the rlmB gene encoding 23S rRNA (guanosine(2251)-2'-O)-methyltransferase RlmB, which translates to MSTAPRSGGSRAPKGKKGPQKGTGGHGRKALEGRGPTPKAEDRVYHKAHRAKQLAERSAAKHGGGRVPVRDQVRGRVKLTDETVSGRNPVVEALRAGIPAKALHVATRIEVDDRVKEALRLCAENKVPVMENTRPELDRMSGEAVHQGLVLQIPPYQYADALTLGREAMEAQEKGHLRTPPLLIALDGITDPRNLGAIIRSASAFDADGVIVPERRSVGVTATAWRTSAGAAARVPVAQAGNLNTTLVELHRMGYFVLGLDGGGDVSLPGLALATEPLVLVVGAEGKGLSRMVREHCQQIVSIPIQSEMESLNASMAVGISLYEIAVGRAGGRPVAS; encoded by the coding sequence ATGTCCACCGCACCCCGCTCCGGCGGATCCCGCGCCCCCAAGGGCAAGAAGGGCCCCCAGAAGGGCACCGGCGGCCACGGCCGCAAGGCGCTCGAGGGCAGGGGCCCCACCCCGAAGGCCGAGGACCGCGTCTACCACAAGGCCCACCGCGCCAAGCAGCTGGCCGAGCGCTCCGCGGCCAAGCACGGTGGCGGCCGCGTCCCGGTCCGCGACCAGGTCCGCGGCCGCGTGAAGCTCACGGACGAGACCGTCTCCGGTCGCAACCCCGTGGTGGAGGCGCTGCGGGCGGGCATCCCGGCGAAGGCCCTGCACGTGGCCACCCGCATCGAGGTGGACGACCGCGTCAAGGAGGCCCTGCGGCTCTGCGCGGAGAACAAGGTGCCGGTCATGGAGAACACGCGCCCGGAGCTGGACCGCATGTCCGGCGAGGCGGTGCACCAGGGCCTCGTGCTGCAGATCCCGCCGTACCAGTACGCGGACGCCCTGACGCTGGGCCGCGAGGCCATGGAGGCCCAGGAGAAGGGCCACCTGCGCACCCCGCCGCTGCTCATCGCCCTGGACGGGATCACGGATCCCCGCAACCTGGGCGCCATCATCCGCTCGGCGTCCGCGTTCGACGCGGACGGCGTGATCGTCCCGGAGCGGCGCTCCGTGGGCGTGACGGCCACGGCGTGGCGCACCTCGGCCGGCGCCGCGGCGCGCGTGCCGGTGGCCCAGGCCGGCAATCTCAACACCACGCTGGTGGAGCTGCACCGGATGGGCTACTTCGTCCTGGGGCTCGACGGCGGCGGGGACGTCTCCCTGCCCGGCCTCGCCCTGGCCACGGAGCCGCTGGTCCTGGTCGTCGGCGCCGAGGGCAAGGGGCTGTCGCGGATGGTGCGGGAACACTGCCAGCAGATCGTGTCGATCCCGATCCAGTCGGAGATGGAGTCGCTCAACGCGTCCATGGCCGTGGGCATCTCCCTGTACGAGATCGCTGTCGGCCGCGCCGGGGGACGCCCCGTCGCCTCCTGA
- the cysS gene encoding cysteine--tRNA ligase yields MAQRFYDTRSAEIRDFVPLVPGQASVYYCGATVQGMPHVGHVRSAIVFDVLIRWLEATGLRVTSVRNVTDIDDKILDRSAASQEPGFEPSEMYPADEPWWALAFRFENAFDAAYLALGVRRPTYEPRATGHVPEMLALIERLIERGHAYPAADGSGDVYFDVRSWDRYGELTRQRVEDMQDAPDADPRGKRDPRDFALWKGAKEGEPVTAVWSSPWGAGRPGWHLECSAMSTKYLGGEFDVHGGGLDLRFPHHENELAQSAAAGDPFARFWLHNGLVTYQGEKMSKSVGNTISPQEMLAMARPKAVRYFLGQAHYRSQLDYRPGALEEAEAAVERIENFVQRAAAALGAPELTAPLAEHVPAAFRAAMEDDLAVPQALAVLHEAVRAGNSALAAGDDAAARARLAEVAAMTAVLGLDDVPEASAGGSGPEAAALDSLVRSQIEARAQARADKDWATADRIRDALAAAGVVVEDGAQGATWHLAG; encoded by the coding sequence ATGGCCCAGCGCTTCTACGACACCCGCTCCGCCGAGATCCGGGACTTCGTCCCGCTCGTGCCCGGCCAGGCGTCGGTGTACTACTGCGGCGCCACGGTGCAGGGCATGCCGCACGTGGGCCACGTGCGCAGCGCCATCGTCTTCGACGTCCTGATCCGCTGGCTCGAGGCCACGGGCCTGCGCGTCACCTCGGTGCGCAACGTCACGGACATCGACGACAAGATCCTCGACCGCTCCGCCGCCTCGCAGGAGCCGGGCTTCGAGCCCTCCGAGATGTACCCGGCCGACGAGCCGTGGTGGGCGCTGGCCTTCCGGTTCGAGAACGCGTTCGATGCCGCCTACCTCGCCCTCGGCGTCCGCCGCCCCACCTACGAGCCGCGCGCCACGGGCCACGTCCCGGAGATGCTCGCCCTGATCGAGCGGCTCATCGAGCGCGGCCACGCGTACCCGGCCGCCGACGGCTCGGGGGACGTGTACTTCGACGTCCGCTCGTGGGACCGCTACGGCGAGCTGACCCGGCAGCGCGTCGAGGACATGCAGGACGCCCCGGACGCCGACCCCCGCGGCAAGCGGGACCCCCGCGACTTCGCCCTCTGGAAGGGTGCCAAGGAGGGTGAGCCGGTGACCGCCGTCTGGAGCTCCCCGTGGGGCGCGGGCCGCCCCGGCTGGCACCTGGAGTGCTCCGCCATGTCCACGAAGTACCTCGGCGGGGAGTTCGACGTCCACGGCGGCGGCCTGGACCTGCGCTTCCCGCACCACGAGAACGAGCTGGCCCAGTCCGCGGCGGCCGGCGACCCCTTCGCCCGGTTCTGGCTGCACAACGGCCTGGTCACCTATCAGGGCGAGAAGATGTCCAAGTCCGTGGGCAACACGATCTCCCCCCAGGAGATGCTGGCCATGGCCCGGCCCAAGGCCGTGCGCTACTTCCTGGGCCAGGCCCACTACCGCTCCCAGCTGGACTATCGTCCCGGTGCCCTGGAGGAGGCCGAGGCCGCGGTGGAGCGCATCGAGAACTTCGTGCAGCGCGCCGCCGCCGCCCTCGGCGCCCCGGAGCTCACCGCCCCGCTCGCCGAGCACGTCCCCGCCGCGTTCCGCGCCGCCATGGAGGACGACCTCGCCGTCCCGCAGGCGCTCGCGGTGCTCCACGAGGCGGTCCGCGCCGGCAACTCCGCGCTCGCGGCCGGCGACGACGCCGCAGCCCGGGCCCGCCTGGCCGAGGTCGCCGCCATGACGGCCGTCCTCGGCCTCGACGACGTGCCCGAGGCCTCTGCCGGCGGCTCGGGACCCGAGGCCGCGGCCCTGGACTCGCTCGTGCGCTCCCAGATCGAGGCCCGCGCCCAGGCCCGCGCGGACAAGGACTGGGCCACTGCGGACCGGATCCGGGACGCCCTGGCCGCGGCCGGCGTCGTGGTGGAGGACGGCGCCCAGGGCGCCACCTGGCACCTGGCGGGCTGA
- the ispF gene encoding 2-C-methyl-D-erythritol 2,4-cyclodiphosphate synthase: MPTALVIAAAGSGTRLGAGVPKALAPLTDGRPLLDHCLESVAAARATGLGLDALVVLVPPAADHARAVADVVARHETAVGAPVTCVPGGVERADSVRAGLAAADAALADRGHPAGQGVRHVLVHDAARAFTPPAVFEAVAGALVSGEVAAVPGLPLTDTVKEVTGADGREVVVATPARSALRAVQTPQGFDLDVLLAAHAAAQADPAADAAALTDDAMAMEAAGHAVVVVPGDERAFKVTSPADLEAAARILAVRDAQSGPGTPSPAAVPAAPPLPRTGIGTDVHRWAPDDAPRPLWLGCVEWPGQNGVAATSDGDVAAHAACNALLSAAGLGDLGAVFGVDRWEMRGASGAAMLAEVLRLVTEAGCRIGSVAVQVVAPRPKVGTRRAEMEAAMSAALGGAPVAVSAATTDGLGFIGAGEGLVGLATALVVPAA, translated from the coding sequence ATGCCCACCGCGCTCGTGATCGCCGCCGCCGGCTCCGGAACCCGCCTCGGCGCGGGTGTCCCCAAGGCCCTCGCCCCGCTGACCGACGGACGTCCGCTCCTGGACCACTGCCTCGAGTCCGTCGCCGCCGCGCGCGCCACCGGCCTCGGCCTGGACGCGCTCGTGGTCCTCGTTCCGCCGGCGGCCGATCACGCGCGGGCCGTCGCGGACGTCGTCGCCCGCCACGAGACCGCGGTGGGCGCGCCCGTGACGTGCGTGCCCGGCGGTGTGGAGCGGGCCGACTCGGTGCGCGCCGGCCTGGCCGCCGCGGACGCGGCGCTCGCCGACCGCGGCCACCCGGCCGGGCAGGGCGTCCGGCATGTCCTGGTGCACGACGCGGCCCGCGCCTTCACCCCGCCCGCGGTCTTCGAGGCCGTGGCCGGAGCCCTCGTGTCGGGCGAGGTCGCCGCCGTCCCGGGTCTGCCCCTGACGGACACCGTCAAGGAGGTGACGGGCGCGGACGGGCGGGAGGTCGTCGTCGCCACGCCCGCGCGGTCCGCCCTGCGCGCCGTGCAGACCCCGCAGGGGTTCGACCTGGACGTCCTGCTGGCCGCGCACGCCGCCGCCCAGGCGGACCCGGCCGCGGACGCCGCGGCGCTGACGGACGACGCGATGGCCATGGAGGCCGCCGGGCACGCCGTCGTCGTGGTCCCGGGGGACGAGCGGGCCTTCAAGGTGACCTCCCCGGCGGACCTCGAGGCCGCCGCGCGGATCCTCGCCGTCCGTGACGCCCAGTCTGGTCCCGGCACCCCCTCTCCCGCCGCCGTCCCGGCGGCGCCGCCACTGCCCCGCACCGGCATCGGCACGGACGTCCACCGCTGGGCCCCCGACGACGCCCCCCGCCCGCTGTGGCTCGGCTGCGTCGAGTGGCCGGGCCAGAACGGGGTGGCCGCCACCTCCGACGGGGACGTCGCGGCGCACGCGGCCTGCAACGCGCTGCTCTCCGCGGCCGGGCTGGGCGACCTGGGCGCGGTGTTCGGCGTGGACCGCTGGGAGATGCGCGGGGCGTCGGGCGCCGCGATGCTCGCCGAGGTGCTGCGCCTGGTGACGGAGGCCGGGTGCCGCATCGGGTCCGTGGCGGTGCAGGTCGTGGCGCCCCGCCCGAAGGTCGGCACCCGCCGGGCGGAGATGGAGGCGGCGATGTCCGCGGCCCTGGGCGGGGCCCCCGTGGCCGTCTCCGCGGCGACGACGGACGGGCTCGGCTTCATCGGCGCCGGCGAGGGGCTGGTGGGGCTGGCCACGGCGCTCGTCGTCCCGGCTGCCTGA
- a CDS encoding CarD family transcriptional regulator, which yields MVFEVGETVVYPHHGAARIEEIKTRTIKGEEKMYLKLKVAQGDLTIEVPAENVDLVGVRDVVDDKGLEHVVEVLQAEHVEEPTNWSRRYKANLEKLASGDVNKVSEVVRDLWRRDHDRGLSAGEKRMLSKARQVLVSELALAKKVSEEEAEGMLDKVLEG from the coding sequence ATGGTTTTCGAGGTCGGAGAGACCGTCGTCTATCCCCACCATGGTGCGGCGCGGATCGAGGAGATCAAGACGCGCACCATCAAGGGCGAAGAGAAGATGTACCTCAAGCTCAAGGTGGCGCAGGGCGACCTGACCATCGAGGTCCCCGCGGAGAACGTGGACCTGGTCGGCGTGCGGGACGTCGTGGACGACAAGGGCCTCGAGCACGTCGTCGAGGTGCTGCAGGCCGAGCATGTGGAGGAGCCCACCAACTGGTCGCGCCGCTACAAGGCGAACCTGGAGAAGCTCGCCAGCGGCGACGTCAACAAGGTGTCCGAGGTCGTGCGTGACCTGTGGCGCCGGGACCACGATCGCGGCCTGTCGGCGGGGGAGAAGCGCATGCTCTCCAAGGCCCGCCAGGTGCTCGTCTCCGAGCTGGCGCTGGCCAAGAAGGTCTCCGAGGAGGAGGCCGAGGGCATGCTGGACAAGGTCCTCGAGGGCTGA